One Burkholderia thailandensis E264 genomic window carries:
- a CDS encoding methyl-accepting chemotaxis protein, producing the protein MPTVTTRASNETFRKPAAGSRLTLGNRILFSFGVLFVLMLFMAALSYQRLRAINDEAISIERDSLPGVYLASSLRAAANDSYITLQRAVFVDTDTESIRRDLAKVPGVLEEFDRLSSAYQASTFRSDDQERFGAFRAAYDRYLPLLNDTVQKAHGAKPDALAAYAKMTPAWEEVIRHANILVQENRRFADQSATLIRESVHGTEITLAVALGVVLVTALALGYLLYRAVTVPMARLIDVHDVMRTGNLTQRLNLGRSDEFGTLESGFNRMADELTALVAQAQQSSLQVTTSVAEIAATSREQQATANETAATTTEIGATSREIFATSRDLLRTMNEVSAVAEQSATLAGVGQSGLTRMGETMRSVMDAAGSVNAKLAILNEKAININQVVATITKVADQTNLLSLNAAIEAEKAGEYGRGFAVVATEIRRLADQTAVATYDIEQTVKEIQSAVSAGVMGMDKFSEEVRRGMRDVQQVGGQLSQIIAEVQTLAPRFQMVNEGMQTQASGAEQITQALAQLSEAAQQTAESLRQSSQAIDDLTLVANQLRTGVSRFKVDA; encoded by the coding sequence ATGCCCACAGTGACGACTCGCGCCAGCAACGAGACATTCCGCAAACCCGCCGCCGGCAGCCGGCTCACGCTGGGCAACCGGATACTGTTCAGCTTCGGCGTGCTGTTCGTGCTGATGCTGTTCATGGCGGCGCTGTCCTATCAGCGCCTGCGCGCGATCAACGACGAGGCGATCAGCATCGAGCGCGATTCGCTGCCCGGGGTCTATCTCGCGTCGTCGTTGCGCGCGGCGGCGAACGATTCGTACATCACGCTGCAGCGCGCGGTGTTCGTCGACACGGACACCGAATCGATCCGGCGCGATCTCGCGAAGGTGCCGGGCGTGCTCGAAGAGTTCGACAGGCTGTCGTCCGCGTATCAGGCGTCGACGTTCCGCAGCGACGACCAGGAGCGCTTCGGCGCATTCCGCGCGGCATACGACCGCTATCTGCCGCTGCTGAACGACACCGTGCAGAAAGCGCACGGCGCGAAGCCCGACGCGCTCGCCGCGTACGCGAAGATGACGCCCGCGTGGGAAGAGGTGATTCGTCATGCGAACATTCTCGTGCAGGAGAACCGGCGCTTCGCCGATCAGTCGGCGACGCTGATTCGCGAATCCGTGCACGGCACCGAGATCACGCTCGCGGTGGCGCTCGGCGTCGTGCTCGTGACCGCGCTCGCGCTCGGCTATCTGCTGTATCGCGCGGTGACGGTGCCGATGGCGCGGCTCATCGACGTGCACGACGTGATGCGCACCGGCAACCTGACGCAGAGGCTGAACCTCGGACGCAGCGACGAGTTCGGCACGCTCGAGAGCGGCTTCAACCGGATGGCCGACGAGCTGACCGCGCTCGTCGCGCAGGCGCAGCAGTCGTCGCTGCAGGTGACGACGTCGGTCGCCGAGATCGCGGCGACGTCGCGCGAGCAGCAGGCGACCGCGAACGAAACCGCGGCGACGACGACCGAGATCGGCGCGACCTCGCGCGAGATCTTCGCGACCTCGCGCGACCTGCTGCGCACGATGAACGAAGTGTCGGCGGTGGCCGAGCAGTCGGCGACGCTCGCGGGCGTCGGCCAGAGCGGGCTCACGCGGATGGGCGAGACGATGCGCAGCGTGATGGACGCGGCGGGCTCGGTGAACGCGAAGCTCGCGATCCTCAACGAGAAGGCGATCAACATCAACCAGGTCGTCGCGACGATCACGAAGGTCGCCGATCAAACCAACCTGCTGTCGCTGAACGCGGCGATCGAGGCGGAGAAGGCGGGCGAATACGGCCGCGGCTTCGCGGTCGTCGCGACCGAGATCCGCCGCCTCGCCGATCAGACGGCCGTCGCGACATACGACATCGAGCAGACGGTGAAGGAGATTCAGTCGGCGGTGTCGGCGGGCGTGATGGGCATGGACAAGTTCTCGGAGGAAGTGCGGCGAGGGATGCGCGACGTTCAGCAGGTGGGCGGGCAACTGTCGCAGATCATCGCCGAGGTGCAGACGCTCGCGCCGCGTTTCCAGATGGTCAACGAAGGGATGCAGACGCAGGCGAGCGGCGCCGAGCAGATCACGCAGGCGCTCGCGCAACTGTCCGAGGCCGCGCAGCAGACGGCGGAATCGCTGCGGCAGTCGTCGCAGGCGATCGACGATCTGACGCTCGTCGCGAATCAGTTGCGCACCGGCGTGTCGCGCTTCAAGGTCGATGCATGA